In the genome of Perca fluviatilis chromosome 4, GENO_Pfluv_1.0, whole genome shotgun sequence, one region contains:
- the nmur3 gene encoding neuromedin-U receptor 1 — protein MELSLQGSSSNASKLFHDYSMPLNITGNYTNDQFTEANLFHILGPKRSPFFLPVTTVYLLIFLTGLSGNLLTCAVIAKNKKMRNPTNLYLVSLAVSDLLMLLFGMPLEIYDLWQNYPFPFGEGGCYFKTFLFETVCFASILNVTALSVERYIAVVHPLKTRYLSTNQHAKRVITILWMVAMICAIPNTSLHGIFYLPERMEESAICTVLKPLWIYNMVMQITTVCFYFVPMMMISMLYLVMGLHLCRERRQPSGNLGKTGQRKISANGRRRQINKMLSIVVAVFGICWAPFHIDRLLWSSISQWTDLMHNIYQYVHILSGVFFYLSSAVNPIIYSLLSTRFREGFRELVCSQTEDNSSVRDSPPFPRILLEPSVSSARAQAESKDSNAFIPLLTPNMTLSMDTVILTRACKETACKTSVF, from the exons ATGGAGCTCTCTTTGCAGGGCTCCTCTTCAAACGCATCCAAACTGTTCCACGACTACAGCATGCCCCTAAATATCACTGGGAATTACACCAACGACCAATTCACTGAAGCCAACCTCTTTCATATCCTGGGTCCAAAACGATCTCCCTTCTTCCTCCCCGTGACCACTGTTTACCTTCTCATCTTCCTCACCGGCCTGTCTGGGAATCTGCTCACATGTGCGGTGATAGCCAAGAACAAGAAGATGCGAAACCCCACCAACCTCTACCTGGTGAGCCTGGCGGTGTCGGACCTCCTGATGCTGTTGTTCGGGATGCCTCTGGAGATCTACGACCTGTGGCAGAACTACCCGTTCCCTTTTGGCGAGGGCGGCTGCTACTTCAAGACCTTCCTTTTCGAGACGGTCTGCTTCGCCTCAATCCTCAACGTCACAGCGCTGAGCGTGGAGAGGTATATAGCTGTGGTGCACCCACTCAAAACACGATACCTGTCGACTAACCAGCACGCCAAGCGGGTCATCACCATCTTGTGGATGGTGGCGATGATCTGTGCTATCCCCAACACCTCCCTGCACGGCATCTTCTACCTGCCAGAGAGAATGGAGGAGTCGGCCATATGCACCGTGCTGAAGCCCCTGTGGATCTACAACATGGTCATGCAGATCACCACTGTGTGCTTCTATTTCGTGCCCATGATGATGATTAGCATGCTGTACCTGGTGATGGGTCTTCATCTGTGCAGAGAAAGGCGGCAGCCCAGCGGCAACCTGGGAAAGACCGGTCAAAGGAAGATCAGTGCGAATGGGCGCAGGAGACAGATCAACAAGATGCTCT CGATCGTTGTGGCGGTGTTTGGAATCTGCTGGGCACCCTTTCACATCGACAGGCTCCTGTGGAGTTCCATTAGCCAGTGGACTGATTTGATGCACAACATCTATCAATACGTCCACATCCTGTCGGGAGTCTTCTTCTACCTCAGCTCAGCAGTCAACCCCATCATCTACAGCCTGCTCTCTACACGGTTCAGGGAAGGCTTCCGAGAACTCGTTTGCTCCCAGACGGAGGATAACAGCTCTGTCAGAGACTCACCGCCATTCCCTAGGATTTTACTCGAACCCTCTGTGTCAAGTGCCAGAGCTCAGGCTGAGAGTAAGGACTCCAATGCTTTTATTCCCTTGTTGACTCCTAACATGACACTGAGCATGGACACTGTAATCCTCACACGTGCATGTAAAGAGACAGCCTGCAAGACTTCTGTGTTCTAA